TGTAACACTTCCGTTTGAGGACGTTGGAAAAAGTTATCGTTGAAATAATCAATTAAATATCGTTGGATAAAGCCTTGTACCCCAAAACATACCGCACGATCAAGGTAAGGAGCATGATGGTTATCTCTTGGCGTAAAGGTACTATATATGACTTCTGTTCCTGCAGGATACTGTTTACGATGGGATAATTTATAAAAATCACAAAGTAAACTTGGAATTGCAGAAGATTTTTGATGATAGGTATAAGGCTGTGTGATTTTGCTCATAACGTAAAGTATATATGATTTATTTGTTGTTAATATAGCAATGTATTGCCTTTTATGTAAAGTAAAAATTGCATTTGTGATAAAAGGACATTTTTTGTTTAGCCATATTGTCGTGAAACGATGATAACGATCATATTGAGGATATGATGAATAAAGTGCGGTCTGTTTTTCGTTTATTTTGTCATTGTCTCATTTTAAAATAAATCCAAAACAGACCGCACTTTAACTTGTTAGAAGGAATATTTTTCTCTTTTCATTATTCAGACATGATATTGAAAAAGAGCGGTTTTTACTATTTAATCATTAAATTCGGCTGTAAGACTTTGTTGTAATTTTGCCCAAATAATCCCACTCTCTTTACCATATTGCCGAATACAAGGGGTAACTTCGTCAATAGCTTGGCGTTGGCAAATATCTCTTAATTGTTGATAGAATTGTTTGGCTAATTGACGAGCTTGCGGATTAGTAAAATAAAATAACGCCACTCGGGTATATAGGTTTTTCAGGCTATTTAAAATTAAACCATAAACGGGGTTATCCGAAGCAAATGCCAGTTTACGGAATAAATCGTAGTCAAAATTGGTGTAATCTTCCGCATTATCTTGCAATGTATCTAGGGGTTCAAAAATACTTAGGCTTTCTGATTGAGAAATTTTAAAGGCTTTTTTGATGTAAATAGGCGAAATATTGGTACGAGCAGAGAGAACATTGGCGATTAGTGAAGGTAATTTGGTACTATCAAGGCGAACCAATACATCAATAATGTTTAAGCCTGATGTTTCCCAAATATTATTCACTTTGGTGGGTTTGCCATGTTGAATACTCAGCCAGCCATCTCGGGCTAAACGTTGTAAGACTTCTCGCAATGTTGTGCGTGTTACCCCAATTTTTTCTGCTAATTCACGTTCGGCAGGTAAATCAGAGCCCGGCGGAAAATGATTATTCCAAATACTTTTTACAATATATTCTTCAGCTAACCCAGCGGGGCTTTGTGCTTTTAAAATTGTTTGATTTGTCATATTTTTGGGTTACCCCTTATTGAGTATATTGATCTAGTTAAAATAAATATGCTATTTCTTTCATTATCTCGCAAGAAACTATTATCGTTCAAACTTTTTTATATTACAATCATAAAACTTATCTCATCGCATTAAGGAATCCGAATATGGAATACTCGCGAGCCTTGTTTAAAAACTTTTTAGGGCAAAGCCCTGATTGGTATAAATATACTATTCTTCTTTTTCTTATTGTTAACCCTTTGTTATTCTTTTTGGTAAGTCCTTTTTGGGCAGGCTGGGTGCTTGTTGCTGAATTTATTTTTACTTTAGCCATGGCATTGAAATGCTATCCGTTACAACCCGGGGGATTATTGGCTATTGAAGCGGTAATCATTGGTATGACAACGCCTGAACATGTTAAAGCAGAAATTATGGCAAATTTTGAGGTCATTTTGCTGTTAATGTTTATGGTAGCGGGTATCTATTTTATGAAGCAATTATTGCTGTATTTATTTACAAAATTATTATTAGGAATCCGCTCAAAAGTCATTTTATCACTGGCTTTTTGTTTAAGTGCAGCCTTTCTTTCGGCGTTTTTAGATGCCTTAACCGTTGTGGCAGTAATTATTAGTGTGGGTATGGGATTTTATGGGGTTTATCATAAAGTTGCTTCGGGACATCGTTTTGAAGACTCAACAGATATTACAAATGACGATAAAATTGTTCATCATCAACAGACTTTAGAGCAATTTCGCCGCTTTTTACGCAGTTTAATGATGCACGCTGGTGTAGGGACAGCTTTAGGAGGGGTAATGACGATGGTCGGCGAACCGCAAAATTTAATTATTGCGGAACAAGCCGGCTGGAATTTCAAAGAGTTTTTCTTTCGTGTTTTACCTGTTAGTTTACCTGTACTGATTTGCGGTATTTTAACCTGTGTGTTATTAGAAAAAACCAAATGGTTTGATTATGGGGCAAAACTGCCACGCAAAGTTTGGGCAGTATTAGCAAAATTTGATCGTGCCCAAGATGCCAAAATGACGAAGCAACAAAAAATGAAATTAGTTATACAGGCAATTATTGGTGTTTGGTTGGTTATTGGACTTGCTTTCCATTTGGCTGCAGTGGGCTTAATCGGATTGACCATTATTGTCTTTTGTACAGCATTTTGTGGTGTTACTTCTGAACATCAGGTTGGTAAAGCATTCCAAGAAGCTCTGCCTTTTACTGCATTATTAGTTATTTTCTTTTCTATTGTAGCGGTCATTATTGATCAACAATTATTTGCCCCTATTATTCAATTTGTTTTATCCGCCAGTGAAAGTACACAATTAGCATTATTCTATGTATTTAATGGCTTATTATCCGCAATTTCTGATAATGTTTTTGTGGGCACGGTTTATATTAATGAAGCTAAAGCTGCTTGGACTTCAGGTGCAATTTCTCATCAACAATTTGAATTATTAGCTGTGGCAATTAATACAGGAACAAATTTACCTTCGGTGGCAACGCCAAATGGGCAGGCGGCATTCTTATTCTTATTAACTTCTTCCCTTGCTCCCTTAATTCGTTTATCTTATGGCAAAATGGTATTAATGGCATTACCTTATACGATTGTGTTATCCTTAGTGGGTTTATTGTCAGTAGAATTTATTTTACCGAGCCTAACAGCTTTATTTCAAAGCCTAGGTTTACTGACCCCAATGTAATATGATAAAAACGATAAAAGGAAAAGTTATTTATGCTGAAGAAATTAAAAGGGTTATCCACACAACGTCTAGGTTGGTTGTTATTATTGATTTCTGCATTAATATTAGAATTAACCGCCTTATATTTCCAGCATGGTATGGCGTTACAGCCTTGTGTGTTGTGTATTTATGAACGTGTTGCTTTGTTCGGTGTACTTATTGCGGGTGCGGTGGGATTGATAGCCCCGCAATTTCTGATTACGCGTTTAATAGCCATTGCCGTTGGGTTAGCCAGTGCAATAAAAGGTTTACTTATTGCACTTAAACATGTTGATTATCAAATGAATCCAGCACCTTGGAAACAATGTTCTGTGTTTGCGGATTTCCCTGAAACTTTACCACTAGATAAATGGTTTCCTTTTATGTTTAAACCTACTGGTACTTGTAATGAAATTACATGGCAATTTTTAGGATTAACTATGGCACAGTGGATCGTAGTGATTTTTGCTTTTTATATTGCTTTATTGCTATTTGTTCTGCTTAGCCAATTAACACGAACACATAAACAACGTCGCTTATTTCATTAAACGCACTTAATTAATCCTCTCTTGATTTTATTCAGAGAGGATTTTTATTTATTGATAAGATTTAACTATGCAAAATGTAAAGCAATTCACTCAACGTTATATTAATTGGGTTATCAAACTTGGTCGTTTAAAATTTTCCCTGTTAGGTTTTGTTATCTTAGCCATATTTGCCTTAATTATTCAAGGGCTTTCTAGCTTGATGATAGTCG
Above is a window of Volucribacter amazonae DNA encoding:
- the fadR gene encoding fatty acid metabolism transcriptional regulator FadR produces the protein MTNQTILKAQSPAGLAEEYIVKSIWNNHFPPGSDLPAERELAEKIGVTRTTLREVLQRLARDGWLSIQHGKPTKVNNIWETSGLNIIDVLVRLDSTKLPSLIANVLSARTNISPIYIKKAFKISQSESLSIFEPLDTLQDNAEDYTNFDYDLFRKLAFASDNPVYGLILNSLKNLYTRVALFYFTNPQARQLAKQFYQQLRDICQRQAIDEVTPCIRQYGKESGIIWAKLQQSLTAEFND
- the nhaB gene encoding sodium/proton antiporter NhaB, translating into MEYSRALFKNFLGQSPDWYKYTILLFLIVNPLLFFLVSPFWAGWVLVAEFIFTLAMALKCYPLQPGGLLAIEAVIIGMTTPEHVKAEIMANFEVILLLMFMVAGIYFMKQLLLYLFTKLLLGIRSKVILSLAFCLSAAFLSAFLDALTVVAVIISVGMGFYGVYHKVASGHRFEDSTDITNDDKIVHHQQTLEQFRRFLRSLMMHAGVGTALGGVMTMVGEPQNLIIAEQAGWNFKEFFFRVLPVSLPVLICGILTCVLLEKTKWFDYGAKLPRKVWAVLAKFDRAQDAKMTKQQKMKLVIQAIIGVWLVIGLAFHLAAVGLIGLTIIVFCTAFCGVTSEHQVGKAFQEALPFTALLVIFFSIVAVIIDQQLFAPIIQFVLSASESTQLALFYVFNGLLSAISDNVFVGTVYINEAKAAWTSGAISHQQFELLAVAINTGTNLPSVATPNGQAAFLFLLTSSLAPLIRLSYGKMVLMALPYTIVLSLVGLLSVEFILPSLTALFQSLGLLTPM
- the dsbB gene encoding disulfide bond formation protein DsbB, with protein sequence MLKKLKGLSTQRLGWLLLLISALILELTALYFQHGMALQPCVLCIYERVALFGVLIAGAVGLIAPQFLITRLIAIAVGLASAIKGLLIALKHVDYQMNPAPWKQCSVFADFPETLPLDKWFPFMFKPTGTCNEITWQFLGLTMAQWIVVIFAFYIALLLFVLLSQLTRTHKQRRLFH